From the Leguminivora glycinivorella isolate SPB_JAAS2020 chromosome 21, LegGlyc_1.1, whole genome shotgun sequence genome, the window GTGGTGAATGAACGTTTGACTTTCTTCTTTGGTGTCCTGTCGGGGCAGAGGAATGGTTCCGAAAAGGCCTTCTGCATCGCCGAGCTGATTGGCATTACTGGCTCTTGCTCCTTTGGCAGCTGGTATTTGTACTCTTTTACTACTTTCTCTTCATTTGGATCGTATCTGTACAAGACCGAATATGTCCTTTTGACTTTCTTTGGGACTCTGACAACACTGTCCGTCCTAACTGCTGTCCTCTCACTCTTGCAACGCTTAACCTTGTTTCTTCCATAGTAATCTTCGAAGTTTTCTGCATCCACGTAAACAATCCTTTTTCCCAACGCTTGCTCTCTCTCTTTCTTCAAACTCTTCCAAGAGGCAATGACTGATTCTCGGCGGAAGGTG encodes:
- the LOC125237412 gene encoding uncharacterized protein LOC125237412; amino-acid sequence: MLDKSVLGASWESVVSRDDYEIDYSPSPRGSPLKETSNIQEDQTYCISRHNPNRTFRRESVIASWKSLKKEREQALGKRIVYVDAENFEDYYGRNKVKRCKSERTAVRTDSVVRVPKKVKRTYSVLYRYDPNEEKVVKEYKYQLPKEQEPVMPISSAMQKAFSEPFLCPDRTPKKKVKRSFTTLLNIKTKFLNIFTSKS